The DNA region AGTGATGTAAGAAACAATATAGAACTATATTTCTATACataactcattaaaacatctcattaGAGTTCATATGGAGGATTCAATGATGTAAGAAACAATATAGAACTATATTTCTATACACAACTCATTAGAGTTCATATAGAGGATTCAGTGATGTAAGAAACAATATAGAACTATATTTCTATACACATGTTTGTTGCAGGAGTCTGGTGATGATGAGTACAGAGGCGATCACTCAGACACTGAAGATGAGGTGGACAGTGATTTTGACATTGATGAAGGAGACGAACCCGACAGCGACCAGGAAGACGACGCTCCACGCAGAAAGAGCCGCGTCATCACGAAAGCTTACAAGGTccgtgtatatacagtatgatacCAATCAAAAATTTGGACCtgcttattctttattttattacaataaaagtcATCAGAATTTGAATATAACACGAATGGAATTATGAGAATTATGTGGTGACCACAAATTGTTAAATCCAAACTCTCTTCTATAAGTCatactaaataataaaattaaaaagaaaagaaaaaatagaaataaatctgattttatttattttttattttaatttatatattaggcatattttttatatttgtctacaaagttaacttcaagcatttaagtcTGGTTTTTAAGATCCTGAGAAACATTAagtcagtcaagtgtgtccagacCTTTCAAACTGTACGTGTGTACATACATACTGCCAATATATTTACAATCGACagtaataatgtgtgtgtgtgtttcaggagcCTCTGAAGGTCTCTAAGCCCAAAGTGAAGCGAGTGTCTGAAGAACTGAAAACTGAACGACCCAAAACTGAGAGACGCATCATTCAAGAACTGCAGGAGtttggagagagtgagagagacacatacactcatacacatacatacacactcatacacacacacacacactcatacacatatgtacactcacacacacgcactcatacacatacactttctcacacacacatacactctctcaaacacacatcacactcatacacacaaacaaacacacacacacacactcacacacatacatacactcatacacatacatacactcatacacacacacactcatacacacacatacacactcatacacacacacacacgcactcatacacatacactttctcacacacacatacactctctcacactcacacacacatcacactcatacacacaaacaaacacacacacactcacacacatacatacactcatacacacacacactcatacacacacacgcactcatacacatacactttctcacacacacatcacacacactctctcacacacacatacactctcacactcacacatcacaaacaaacacactcaaccacacacacacactctctcacactcacacatcacacacacacacacacacacacacacacgctcatatCTCACATTCTCTGATATTTGATTTTAATTACTTGGTGAGTTTCAGTATTGCTGCATTTGGAATCAGTTTGCAGACTGTATAAACAATGAAGAATTTGTTactttgataatatttttttgtaataatccAAATCTTAAATCACAGTATGAgtgatcctctctctctctgtctatctcagtCCGTAAGTCAGTTCGTAGGTCCACGAGTGAACACACACGCAAGACGAACGAGCGTCTGCAGGAGCGACAGCTGGAGGCGCCGCGGAAGAGGAAAGGCGCCCTGAGCAACCGCGTGCTGACGCAAGACGAGCTGCTCGCCGAAGCCAAACTCACTGCAGAGATCAACATGCAGTCACTGGGTACCAGAACTCACCGAGACGTCTCTGAGATTATAATGAGACTGAGTTTAGATTATAatggcctgtgtgtgtgtgtgtatgtgtgtttcagaGAACTACGAGCGTTTAGAAGCAGATAAGAAGAAGCACGTACATAAGAAGAGAAGGTTTGAAGGTCCAACGATTCGTTATCACTCCGTTCTGATGCCTCTTGTGCCAGACGCACACATGAAAGAAGAGAACGTGGATGTGGAGGGGTAAATAAACActatacatgcacacacaaacaaacacacttcaGTACTGGGGAAGATACTTTAAAACTAGTTTGTGAAGTTATTCGTAATTTAGTCCGTCCACACTAATACGACTCAAATGGAGCGTTTCAAAAATCCGCTTCATTATCGAAATATTTAACAACTTTctacacattctgtctcctgtTTTAGGCTGGATCAGGACACGCCCCAACCCACGCCCACTTCCTCTTCCTCTGTACAGGGGGCGGGGTCTCTGTGCTCTCGCACTTACATCACATTCAGCGATGATGATGCGTTTAACTCCGCCTTCCCTCCGTCAGCACGCTCCAGCCCACCCCGCCCTGTTCAGGAAGTGTGTCCTGTTACCCACAAACCTGCGTTGTACCGCGACCCGGTCACAGACATCCCGTACGCAAACGCTCGATCATTCCGCATCATCCGTGAGGCGTACCAGAAATACATTGCAGCGCACGGTTTTCCCAACACTTCCAGAAACATCAGCGCAAACAAAGACGGTGATTCGCCCGCCAAGAGCGCCCGGCTGAAAGCCGTCATCAAACAGGGCGTGGTCGCCACATAGACGCAATCAAACTTTGCAACAAAATGTCCTTTATAATGTGCAGGTGacattgagagtgtgtgtgagtgatttttGATGTGTTTGAATCAACGCCGCTCAGGTTTGAAGCGTATTTGTGTAAGTGTGGACGTTTTTTGAATGTGTCGAAAAAACTCGGCAACAAATAAAGCAGGAACACAtgcaaaaatacattaatttgaatcagtgtttttgtcttgtttaccagtatctaaacatccttgaaacaagatACATGTATTTGAGAAGCACAAAGCTATTTGCTAACTTCTCAAGTACATTGAGCTTGTTTTAaagatactgattaagaaaatgtttgtttgcagTGAATGACTCTGTAATGTCAGTATGATACAGGCAGCTGTAATCTCATGcctttaattctgattcaaagctTCATGAATCAAATGAGTCTGAACTGGTCAGAAACGCCCGTCTGTACATGATGGAGCACAGAACTGtgtaattaatgtattattatgaTCTGCAGACTGTAAGACTCTTCACCAGCACTGGCTCAGCTTTCTGATTTCTGACAGATTTTT from Myxocyprinus asiaticus isolate MX2 ecotype Aquarium Trade chromosome 30, UBuf_Myxa_2, whole genome shotgun sequence includes:
- the vps72a gene encoding vacuolar protein sorting 72 homolog a, with the protein product MSLANFREQRSTAGNRMSKLLDAEEDEFYKTTYGGFNDESGDDEYRGDHSDTEDEVDSDFDIDEGDEPDSDQEDDAPRRKSRVITKAYKEPLKVSKPKVKRVSEELKTERPKTERRIIQELQEFGEIRKSVRRSTSEHTRKTNERLQERQLEAPRKRKGALSNRVLTQDELLAEAKLTAEINMQSLENYERLEADKKKHVHKKRRFEGPTIRYHSVLMPLVPDAHMKEENVDVEGLDQDTPQPTPTSSSSVQGAGSLCSRTYITFSDDDAFNSAFPPSARSSPPRPVQEVCPVTHKPALYRDPVTDIPYANARSFRIIREAYQKYIAAHGFPNTSRNISANKDGDSPAKSARLKAVIKQGVVAT